The following are encoded together in the Strongyloides ratti genome assembly S_ratti_ED321, chromosome : 2 genome:
- a CDS encoding HAD-superfamily hydrolase, subfamily IG, 5'-nucleotidase and Purine 5'-nucleotidase family and HAD-like domain-containing protein, with protein MEINNNTKQNDSWNFPSIKKRNPDMRVFTNRNLRLEKIKWIGFDMDYTLAIYKSPQFEILQFKQIVQRLVNVGYPKEFLKFDYDPIFPTRGLWFDYTYGNLLKVDEFGHILKGMHGLAWLTSNEIEEQYPNKFINLTEQRVYVLNTLFNLPETHLIAQVIDYFENHSDFVQNTEKTGIQLGDITMTYKSIFKDIRKAVDYIHIQGTMKQDVIDNVKYYVDNDPRIAKMLLNLRENGKKIFLLTNSDYYYTNAIMKYILGEKWNTYFDITNVDARKPFWFAEGSLFREVDTLTGTIKIGTRKGPLTSDVVYSGGNCETFSKLVKCKGRDVMYVGDHVYGDVLKSKKSRGWRTFLVVPEIVNELNVWTKGRKYFDTLEKLEELLSEAYKSFDVTTKTKPNNKELLECLRRTTIDMESEYGVFGSLFRSGTSQTFFACQLERFADIYASSCINLIYYPSFYFFRSPMKLMSHEMTVHHGSILHPSGRQGFYHTDTLGEKVRGWNREKRTSECDGFCEDEEDDDTLPKSASLFSLEKRKDSDTIPYDANTEDQLTVKNFPYTDVISHPNVQIDDL; from the exons ATggaaattaataataacacAAAACAAAATGATTCATGGAATTTTCCAAGCATAAAAAAACGTAATCCTGATATGag agTATTTACAAATAGAAATCTTcgtttagaaaaaataaaatggaTAGGTTTTGATATGGATTATACATTAGCTATTTATAAATCACCTCAATTTGAAATTCTtcaatttaaacaaattgtTCAAAGACTTGTTAATGTTGGATATCCAAAAGAATTTCTTAAATTTGATTATGATCCAATCTTTCCAACAAGAGGTTTATGGTTTGACTATACATATGgaaatcttttaaaagttGATGAATTTGGTCATATACTTAAAGGAATGCATGGATTAGCTTGGTTAACATCAAATGAAATTGAAGAACAATAtccaaataaatttattaatttaacagAACAAAGAGTATATGTTCTTAATACTCTTTTTAATCTTCCTGAGACACATCTTATTGCACAGGTAATtgattattttgaaaatcatAGTGATTTTGTACAAAATACCGAAAAAACAGGCATTCAATTAGGTGATATAACTATGACatataaatcaatttttaaagatattagaAAAGCTGTtgattatatacatattcaAGGAACAATGAAACAAGATGTTATtgataatgttaaatattatgttGATAATGATCCTAGAATTGCTAAAATGCTCCTTAATCTTAGAgaaaatggtaaaaaaatttttcttcttaCAAATTctgattattattatactaatgcaattatgaaatatattCTTGGTGAAAAATGGAATacatattttgatataactAATGTTGATGCTAGAAAGCCATTTTGGTTTGCTGAAGGTTCACTTTTTAGAGAAGTTGATACATTAACAGgaacaataaaaattggtACAAGAAAAGGTCCTCTTACTTCTGATGTTGTTTATTCTGGTGGAAATTGTGAAACATTTTCTAAACTTGTTAAATGTAAAGGTAGAGATGTTATGTATGTTGGTGATCATGTTTATGGAgatgttttaaaatcaaaaaaaagcCGTGGTTGGAGAACATTTTTAGTTGTTCCTGAAATTGTTAATGAATTAAATGTATGGACTAAaggaagaaaatattttgatacaTTAGAAAAACTTGAAGAACTTTTAAGTGAAGCTTACAAGTCATTTGATGTAACAACTAAAACAAAACctaataataaagaattacTTGAATGTTTAAGAAGAACAACAATTGATATGGAGTCAGAATATGGTGTATTTGGTTCACTGTTTCGTTCTGGTACTTCACAAACATTTTTTGCCTGTCAATTAGAAAGATTTGCCGATATTTATGCTTCAAGTTGTATAAACTTAATATATTATCCATCCTTTTACTTTTTCCGTTCTCCAATGAAGTTGATGTCACATGAAATGACTGTTCATCATGGTTCAATACTCCATCCTTCTGGAAGACAAGGATTTTATCATACTGATACTCTTGGAGAAAAAGTTCGTGGTTGGAATAGAGAAAAAAGAACCTCTGAATGTGATGGTTTTTGTGAAGATGAAGAGGATGATGACACATTACCTAAATCAGCTTCTTTATTTTCActtgaaaaaagaaaagattcTGATACAATACCTTATGATGCAAATACAGAAGATCAATTAACTGTCAAAAATTTTCCATATACAGATGTTATATCCCATCCAAATGTTCAAATAGATgatttataa
- a CDS encoding Lipase, which translates to MSTTEIVEYYGYPSETIRVRSDDGYILEMHRIPYGKVSFNSNTTITRPIIFLQHGLLASSADWVMNKPSQSPAFVFADAGFDVWMGNMRGNVYSRQHEKFSTYSRKFWRFSWDEMAKYDLDAMINYILDITGHESLYYVGHSQGTITMFSKLSEDKIFEKKIKKMFALAPVAQVGHIKGLMYTISELFHSHINLFEKYFGSMEFLPSSWYIKMASRLFCSGKLTNPLCKNVMFLIGGPESNQFNVTRLTVYLSHTPAGTSTDNIAHWAQMVISNKIQKFDFGSPHENLLHYNQTTPPYYNFSNIHNDIYLFWSESDWLADGIDVKEGLINVLPNIKLNKCLVDFNHFDFIYGLRARKEIYDHIIDIIKS; encoded by the exons ATGTCAACAACTGAAATTGTAGAATATTATGGGTATCCTAGTGAAACTATTCGTGTAAGAAGTGATGATGGTTATATATTAGAAATGCATCGAATACCATATGGAAAAGTATCTTTTAATAGTAATACAACAATAACTAGGCCTATAATATTCCTTCAACATGGTCTTTTAGCATCATCTGCAGACTGGGTAATGAATAAACCATCACAATCACCTGCTTTTGTTTTTGCTGACGCTGGCTTTGATGTATGGATGGGAAATATGAGAGGAAACGTATATTCTAGACAACATGAAAAATTTAGTACTTATTCAAGAAAATTTTGGAGATTTTCTTGGGATGAAATGGCAAAATATGATCTTGATGctatgataaattatattcttGACATAACTGGTCACGAATCATTATATTATGTTGGACATTCGCAAGGAACAATAACAATGTTTAGTAAATTATCagaagataaaatatttgaaaaaaaaattaaaaaaatgtttgctTTAGCTCCTGTTGCTCAAGTTGGACATATTAAAGGATTAATGTACACAATTTCAGAATTATTTCATTCAcatataaat ctttttgaaaaatattttggatCAATGGAATTTCTTCCATCTTCATGGTATATAAAAATGGCTTCACGTTTATTTTGTAGTGGTAAACTAACAAATCCTTTGTGTAAAAATGTTATGTTTTTAATTGGTGGTCCAGAGTCAAATCAATTTAATGTAACACGATTAACTGTCTATTTATCTCATACCCCTGCAGGAACTTCAACTGATAATATTGCACATTGGGCACAAATGGTTATTTCTaacaaaatacaaaaatttgattttggTTCACCtcatgaaaatttattacattatAATCAGACTACTCCAccatattataattttagtaacattcataatgatatatatttattttggaGTGAATCCGATTGGCTTGCTGATGGAATTGATGTTAAAGAAGGACTTATTAATGTACTACCAAAtatcaaattaaataaatgtcttgtggattttaatcattttgattttatatatgGTTTACGTGCTCGTAAAGAAATTTATGACCACAtaattgatattataaaatcataa
- a CDS encoding MSP domain and PapD-like domain-containing protein — protein sequence MAQSVPPGDIQTQPGTKIVFNAPYDDKHTYHIKITNSGGRRIGWAIKTTNMKRLGVDPPSGVLDPKENVLMAVSCDSFAYGQEDTNNDRITIEWTNTPDGAAKTFRREWFQGDGMVRRKNLPIEYNP from the coding sequence ATGGCTCAATCAGTACCACCAGGTGATATCCAAACTCAACCAGGAACCAAGATCGTCTTCAATGCTCCATATGATGATAAGCACACTTATCACATTAAAATCACCAATTCTGGAGGACGCCGCATCGGATGGGCCATCAAGACTACAAACATGAAAAGACTCGGAGTTGATCCACCAAGTGGTGTTCTTGACCCAAAGGAAAATGTTCTTATGGCTGTCTCCTGTGACTCCTTTGCTTACGGACAAGAAGATACCAATAATGATCGTATCACTATTGAATGGACCAATACTCCAGACGGTGCTGCCAAGACCTTCAGACGTGAATGGTTCCAAGGAGACGGTATGGTTAGAAGAAAGAATCTCCCAATTGAATACAATCCTTAA